A single Halobellus ruber DNA region contains:
- the fen gene encoding flap endonuclease-1 encodes MGNADLRSLAVIEDVAFDTLAGSVVAVDAHNWLYRYLTTTVKFTDAAAYTTGDGEEVANLIGVVQGLPKFFEHDIVPVFVFDGGVTELKDDEVAERRAARERAEEQRAEAEERGDAVAAARLDARTQRLTAVIHETTRGLLERLDVPIVEAPAEGEAQASVMAARGDVDYVGSEDYDTLLFGAPETLRQLTSSGDPELMGVEPTLQRHGITREQLVDVAILCGTDFNEGLSGVGPKTAVDAIKQHGDLWSALDDRGAYIEHADRVRELFLDPPVTDEYEFDADISPDIDAARAYVTDEWEVDADEVERGFGRIASATVQTGLDEWT; translated from the coding sequence ATGGGAAACGCGGACCTCCGGAGCCTGGCCGTCATCGAGGACGTCGCCTTCGACACGCTGGCCGGAAGCGTCGTCGCGGTCGACGCCCACAACTGGCTGTACCGGTATCTCACCACGACCGTGAAGTTCACCGACGCGGCGGCGTACACCACCGGGGACGGCGAGGAGGTGGCGAACCTGATTGGCGTGGTCCAGGGGCTGCCGAAGTTCTTCGAACACGACATCGTCCCCGTGTTCGTCTTCGACGGCGGCGTCACGGAGTTGAAAGACGACGAGGTGGCCGAGCGCCGTGCCGCCCGGGAGCGCGCCGAGGAACAACGGGCCGAAGCCGAGGAGCGCGGCGACGCCGTCGCGGCCGCCCGACTCGACGCGCGGACCCAGCGGCTGACTGCTGTCATCCACGAGACCACGCGTGGGCTGCTCGAACGCCTCGACGTGCCGATCGTGGAGGCTCCCGCCGAGGGCGAGGCACAGGCGTCGGTGATGGCCGCCCGCGGCGACGTCGACTACGTCGGCAGCGAGGACTACGACACGCTGCTGTTCGGCGCGCCCGAGACGCTCCGGCAGCTCACCTCCTCGGGGGATCCGGAGCTGATGGGGGTGGAACCGACCCTCCAACGGCACGGGATCACCCGCGAGCAGCTGGTCGACGTCGCGATCCTCTGCGGAACCGACTTCAACGAGGGGCTCTCGGGCGTCGGGCCGAAGACCGCCGTCGACGCGATCAAGCAACACGGCGACCTCTGGTCGGCCCTCGACGACCGCGGGGCGTACATCGAACACGCGGATCGGGTCCGGGAGCTCTTCTTGGATCCGCCAGTGACCGACGAGTACGAGTTCGACGCGGACATCTCGCCGGACATCGACGCCGCGCGGGCGTACGTTACCGACGAGTGGGAGGTCGACGCCGACGAGGTCGAACGGGGGTTCGGTCGGATCGCGTCCGCGACCGTCCAGACCGGGCTCGACGAGTGGACCTGA
- a CDS encoding GNAT family N-acetyltransferase, with the protein MEYVLLGWPPGGPTLRLDHRRFAYAGKFVVSNTGKAVVRPEGDEADGVGADEGPSTAPDGAEYDTDILAAVAFDADRTDDRTLRFRYITVRSDLQGEGVGPRLATFVAAKAEQRGYDRIAIAVNNPFAYEAMYKAGFAWTGRESGLAELVLERPAGPIDDTGSTPDPGTYHGGLERFRERDFGEPEASFVAGKVGSDPPARVAVPDGVDRTDPDA; encoded by the coding sequence ATGGAGTACGTCCTCCTCGGATGGCCGCCGGGCGGCCCGACGCTCCGGCTCGACCACCGGCGGTTCGCCTACGCCGGCAAGTTCGTGGTGTCGAACACGGGGAAGGCCGTGGTCCGCCCCGAGGGGGACGAGGCGGACGGGGTCGGAGCCGACGAGGGGCCGAGCACTGCCCCCGACGGGGCCGAGTACGATACCGACATCCTCGCGGCAGTCGCGTTCGACGCCGATCGCACCGACGACCGGACGTTGCGATTCCGGTACATCACGGTGCGATCGGATCTGCAAGGCGAGGGGGTAGGTCCGCGGCTCGCTACCTTCGTCGCCGCAAAAGCGGAGCAGCGGGGGTACGACCGGATCGCAATCGCGGTCAACAACCCGTTCGCCTACGAGGCGATGTACAAAGCCGGGTTCGCGTGGACCGGCCGGGAGAGCGGGCTGGCCGAACTCGTTCTGGAGCGTCCCGCAGGCCCGATCGACGACACCGGGTCGACGCCGGATCCGGGAACATACCACGGAGGGCTTGAGCGGTTCCGCGAACGCGATTTCGGCGAGCCCGAGGCGTCGTTCGTTGCCGGGAAGGTCGGGTCCGACCCGCCGGCGCGGGTCGCGGTCCCCGACGGCGTCGACCGGACGGATCCGGACGCTTAA
- a CDS encoding class I SAM-dependent methyltransferase, with translation MSSRFGPGDVRFFDRIAGLYDLVMPSARIGPLREGLAFADRRIGRVVDLAGGTGRASDGLAAAGFDPVVVDRSAGMLRRAREAGHAAVSGDAEALPLCDDAVDAAVIVDALHHLPDPDAGLTEARRVIRPGGVVVVQEFDPRSYRGRLLEAAERLVGFDSTFRAPEALCDRLDDAGFEPRIVREGFEYVVLGRVPRS, from the coding sequence ATGTCATCCCGGTTCGGCCCCGGCGACGTTCGGTTCTTCGACCGGATCGCCGGCCTCTACGACCTCGTGATGCCCTCGGCCCGGATCGGTCCGCTCCGTGAGGGGCTGGCCTTTGCAGACCGCCGGATCGGCCGCGTCGTCGATCTCGCCGGCGGGACGGGGCGGGCCTCGGACGGACTCGCGGCGGCCGGCTTCGATCCGGTCGTCGTCGACCGCTCCGCCGGGATGCTCCGCCGGGCTCGGGAGGCGGGCCACGCGGCGGTCAGCGGCGACGCCGAGGCGCTGCCCCTCTGCGACGACGCCGTCGACGCCGCGGTGATCGTCGACGCGCTCCATCACCTCCCGGATCCGGACGCGGGGCTCACGGAGGCACGCCGCGTGATACGCCCCGGCGGTGTCGTCGTCGTCCAGGAGTTCGACCCGCGGAGCTACCGCGGCCGGCTGCTCGAAGCCGCCGAACGGCTCGTCGGCTTCGACTCGACGTTTCGGGCGCCGGAGGCGCTGTGTGACCGGCTCGACGACGCCGGATTCGAGCCCCGGATCGTCCGCGAGGGGTTCGAGTACGTCGTCCTCGGGCGGGTGCCGCGGTCCTGA
- a CDS encoding DUF3054 domain-containing protein — translation MASSEESFLARRIDAAAAPLAVVDVVALAAVLTYGVIDHNGVDYLTTATGAWLLTLVPFLLGWAVVSPLVGAYSAGAAESAKAAIPLAVRAWVPAAAIGFALRASPLFSGGFRLIFGVVVFLAGGVALAGFRWLFFKLKG, via the coding sequence ATGGCATCCTCCGAGGAGTCGTTCCTCGCTCGACGCATCGACGCCGCGGCGGCGCCGCTGGCAGTGGTCGACGTGGTCGCGCTGGCGGCGGTGCTCACCTACGGCGTGATCGACCACAACGGCGTCGACTACCTCACGACCGCCACGGGGGCGTGGCTGTTGACCCTGGTTCCGTTCCTGCTCGGGTGGGCGGTCGTGAGCCCGCTGGTCGGTGCGTACTCCGCGGGCGCGGCCGAGTCGGCGAAGGCCGCGATCCCGCTCGCCGTCCGGGCGTGGGTGCCGGCGGCCGCGATCGGGTTCGCGCTCCGTGCCTCGCCGCTTTTCTCCGGCGGGTTCCGGTTGATCTTCGGCGTCGTGGTGTTCCTGGCCGGCGGCGTCGCGCTCGCGGGTTTCAGGTGGCTCTTCTTCAAACTCAAGGGGTGA
- a CDS encoding MFS transporter, with protein sequence MLAHAMVHTYELSIPILVSIWLVEFEVLPLGVTQLEVTAATLGVVVTAGYGLFGVGALPGGVLVDRIGSARLIAACLFGMGGSFLLLGFAPNLLVVAIALLLWGAAASVYHPAGLTLLSKGVEERGTGFAYHGIAGNVGTGLGPLVAATALLFVEWTVVAVVLAVPALIAGVYAIRAEFDETAAVGDQVRSGIADGDGESGGAAGGIESLAAFGAEARRLFAGAFALVFVVVMASGLYYRGILTFLPSVLEPFPEFAPIPLTALLPPAVTDALGVAPDSAGSLNPERYFYSGLLIVGVLGQYVGGMLIDRVRVEYGLAAGYALLVVLALLFLPAASAGLVPLLVVGAVLGAALFFVQPFYQATVAEYSPPGTRGLSYGFTYLGVFGVGALGGTVAGVILTYATPTVLFATLGGFAAVGSGLGVYLLKRRRGAGAVGDTDAT encoded by the coding sequence ATGCTCGCCCACGCGATGGTGCACACCTACGAGCTCTCGATCCCCATCCTCGTTTCCATCTGGCTCGTCGAGTTCGAGGTGCTGCCGCTGGGCGTCACCCAACTCGAAGTGACCGCGGCGACGCTCGGCGTGGTCGTGACTGCCGGCTATGGCCTCTTCGGCGTCGGCGCCCTCCCCGGCGGGGTGTTGGTCGACCGGATCGGCTCCGCGCGGCTCATCGCGGCGTGTCTGTTCGGGATGGGCGGCTCGTTCCTCCTTCTGGGGTTCGCCCCCAACCTACTCGTCGTCGCGATCGCGTTACTGCTGTGGGGCGCGGCCGCGAGCGTCTACCATCCCGCCGGGCTGACCCTCCTCTCGAAGGGCGTCGAGGAGCGCGGCACGGGCTTTGCGTACCACGGCATCGCCGGCAACGTCGGCACGGGGCTCGGCCCGCTCGTGGCGGCGACCGCGCTCCTGTTCGTGGAGTGGACGGTCGTGGCGGTCGTGCTCGCCGTTCCGGCCCTGATAGCCGGCGTGTACGCGATCCGCGCGGAGTTCGACGAGACCGCCGCGGTCGGTGATCAGGTCCGTTCCGGGATCGCCGACGGCGACGGGGAGTCCGGGGGGGCCGCCGGCGGGATCGAGTCGCTCGCGGCGTTCGGCGCCGAGGCACGGCGGTTGTTCGCCGGCGCCTTTGCCCTGGTCTTCGTCGTCGTGATGGCCTCGGGGCTCTACTACCGCGGGATCCTCACCTTCCTCCCCAGCGTCCTCGAACCGTTCCCGGAGTTCGCGCCGATCCCGCTGACGGCGCTTCTCCCCCCTGCCGTCACCGACGCCCTCGGCGTCGCGCCGGACTCCGCGGGGTCGCTCAACCCCGAACGGTACTTCTACTCGGGGCTGCTGATCGTCGGCGTCCTCGGGCAGTACGTCGGGGGAATGCTGATCGACCGGGTCCGCGTCGAGTACGGGCTCGCGGCCGGGTACGCGCTTTTGGTCGTTCTCGCGCTCCTGTTCCTCCCGGCCGCGTCGGCGGGACTGGTGCCGCTGTTGGTCGTCGGCGCGGTTTTGGGGGCCGCCCTCTTCTTCGTGCAGCCGTTCTACCAGGCGACGGTCGCCGAGTACTCCCCGCCGGGAACCCGCGGGCTCTCGTATGGGTTCACCTACCTGGGCGTGTTCGGCGTCGGCGCGCTCGGCGGGACCGTCGCCGGCGTGATCCTGACGTATGCGACGCCGACGGTCCTCTTCGCCACGCTCGGGGGGTTCGCCGCGGTAGGATCGGGGCTCGGCGTCTACCTCCTCAAGCGTCGGCGGGGGGCCGGGGCAGTCGGCGACACCGACGCGACGTGA